The segment TAATAAtatcttctcttttcctttacCAAAAAGATATATCTTGTCTTTTTCGTAAATAGAAATAACTTTATTCAACTGATTTTTGTTTGGTTGTTCATACTTCATGAAATAACAATTTTCTCCTGGATTCTACAAGCTTCGATTACCCGCCACTATTTCTGTTTACTTCTTCCGAGaagaaaaagggagaaaagataaaaataaaaataaaaagggttgttTAGAAGAGGCAGTAATGGCGGTTAATATGATTCTCCTTCCCTCCATTTTCAGTTTTTTCTTCttcgtcttcttcttcttcttcttgtcaCTCGCATCTCAAGATGAACAAAGTAACAACCACAATCTCTTGATCCTTGAATTGCGCGACGCCAAGCTCAAGATCTCTCGTTTGggtaaaatttcttttttatttctttactgaTAAATATATACCTTAGTTAGAGTTTCCAAACAAACACTGATCTTAACCTCGATTCCTTGATTGTTGTAAAATATGGATGCAGAATCTGTTCTTGAAGAAAGAATTCAAGACCTTAATGCTAAAACCCTTTCTCTTAAGGAACACCCGAAATCCCTCGAGGACATGGCAAACAAGAGCACTTATCTGCAGTCTGCTCTATCTGATCTTAAGGTTCAATTCTTTCCTAAGAAGCTTTGCTTTTGTTTTTAGCTTTGTTTTCATTTGTATGTTACTCGGGTTTATTTGGATTGAATGCCTTCTCCCTATTGTTgtctcaaaatgaaaaaaaaggtggGGGGTGCTTTTGAAAGCAGAAAATTGAATATTGGTAGGGTTTATTCACTTAGTAATCTTGTTCCAAAATTACATAGCATATTGACATGTGATTTTGCAATTTCTAAATGTAGATAGCATATTGACATGTTATTTTGCAATTTCTAAATTGTAGGATCATTCGTTTCTTGCTGATGAAAAGCTTAACGCTCTAGAAGAGGAGGTTCGTTTTAAATGCTTCTATAAATATAATCgctctttcaatttttttttcgtcCTATTTGATTCCTTGTCATGTTTGTAAGGGTGAGTGGCAAGAAATATTTGCTTTTGTGCAATTCAACTGACTTTAGTACCAGGCTTCATGATCCTAGGTACACAGCCTTTGGGCTGTTTCGAGAAAGAACAATTTCGATCTTTATGTTTTAGAGTTGAAGGCACAGGACGCTGAGGATAGACCGGAAGCTGTTACATAGTTGGAAAGGTTAGCATTTACATTCGTTAATTTTGTTTCTGTGTAGAGACTCTGCTTGTAAATGATGAGATCTTcgtcttgttttttttttttttttttgggggggtacAATTATAATATGAGGTGAACCCTAAACCCTGGGGTGTCAACAAGAGAGCATCAATCACTGCTCCAAGGGGATGTTGGTGAGGGGTTTTTCTTGTTTGTCATACACCATGACCATCTAATGCTGAATGACTAAGTATTTCTTCATATTATAACGTTATATAATCTATAATAAACTTTAATGCCTCGTTTAGTTATCTAGTGTATTAACACAAGGAAAAGCTTACTACATAAGTATTAAAATAGTTTGTCATAACATATAGTGTATATTTAAACTTGAAATTAGAAAGATAAGTAGAACTCTAGTAAAAAATAGGAACTCTAGTTAGTTTGTAACTCATGTACTAAGACATGAAGAAATAATATTCCTACCGAACGTAGCATAAGAGTTTCATCAATAACTGCAAGAATGCTTTAAGCACCTATTTGCTGCTGTTCCAATTATTGAAGTTTGTGTTGCCTCATTTCTAGATTTAAATATCCTTGTTGGGTTGGGAGAGGTTTTGTTGGGTTGGTTATCAGGTATTATGGTTTAGGTACCAGTCACTGGCTCAACGCTAAGCTGTATTTCTTTAAATGGAAGAGAATTATTATATCCTCATATTCTTTCTAAGTTGTTAATGAAAATGACCATATTTTATCAGAACTCTTTCTTGGTTATTTGAACTTTCTTTTGATTGTTGATGTGTAAAAGCCTTGAAAACTTGTTTATTGCCTTTTGATTTTATTATCTCTTGATATAACTAATATTGAAATAACTTGTATTTTACTCACTCAAAGTTTCATTCCCTTGCATTTTAGATGGCAGAAGTTGTTACAGAACAATGGGTTCAAATTCAACATCTTGAGCAGTTACTTCAAATTGCTAAAGTATGGTCTTAGGCCCTAATGATATCAGTTATTTGTTAAACTCGgggaaatttgaaagaaaatgacGATAAAGGTTTTTCTCATTATAATTATCCTTTATTTGCATCATTTCTTTGTGTTACAGATGAGGGCATTGCAAGCTCAAAAGCAAAGGAATATGAGATGCACATTCTTGAAGGTAAGATAATAAGTTGACAGTCTTTCAGACCTCTTCTTTTCCTCAGTCTATGTCCCATTAAATTACTGTAAATTTTATCTTTGTAtatcaaagcatcagcaacagtTATAACTTTTATAGTTCCTTTTAGTTAAGGCAAAAATACTTTGTCATATGCTCGTTTTTCATGTTAGTCATAAGATAATCTAATCTTGTATGTGAATAGTTCATAGATGGCATTTCTGGAAGACATCTACCGAAGCTGTTCAAGGCCTTGGATGCTTATTCATTGGGAAAAGGACCTATCATAAGATACTATGTGTCTCAAGCTCTGCAACAATTGAAAAGATTTTACTCAGCTATTAGAAGGTTTCACCCTGAGGTATGTTTGATACTGCATGACTTTCTAGATTCTTGTCTGAAAAATAGTGGTGTCACTCTTGAAGGTCTTCACATGTCAAAACTTACTTGACATTACCTTTGTGAAAGTTTCCATAAAAAAAAGTGGTCACGAAACATTTGAATTTCAGTATTGGGCTTGCCTCTATCAACACCTCTTCCACTTTCCTTAGCAATTTGACCCAGAAGACTGTAAGATATAATGGCTTCAAGATTGCAGAATCTCTTTCTTTTACTAAGTTCTGAAACTTATTATGGAAACTTTTGGTCTTTTCCAACCTAAAAAATGGAAAATCGGTGGGTTGATCGGTCATGTAAATAAGACTGAGTATTCGTGGAATTATAGTTCTATCAGCCAAGAAGAGTATATTATGAACCTTAAACTATGTACCTTAATTGGCCCTTTATTGTTGCCTTGAATGATATTAACCATAACTTTTATGACCAAGGCACTGAAATTGCTTGTAAGAGAAGGATAATAATTGTCTTGCACTTTCAACTTGAAATTCTCTGCGTACAATCATCTCTGTTGGATGTATGCAGACATTAATTCTGCAATCTTGTGCTTTACTTCAGAATATTATTTAGTAACAATTCAATTTTCCTTCAATGCACAGAATTTGGCCTGCTTTACAATTGGAGTTAAATTAGCAGCATGTTAAATTTCTTCCATCTGTCTCCTTTGTGCTCATCAGAGGTTCCAGTTTACAAGTTAATATGTATTAgttttagaaaatattgaccaaGTACAAAGAAGTATATCCCTTCCCTAGGAACCTCTGGCTTTGCAAGAAATAAATGTTTTCTGTTTGTTTGCAGTTGCAAGCTTTCATCAAAGAGGAGATGCAAAGAAATGAACTTACTGCTGCTTTTGTCAATGATGAACTGGTATTCTTTCTGGTATGTTCTTGAGTACCAGCTGCCATCTTCTGTACATGAAGATTTACTTGAATTGCTGGTATAATTCATTTTATGGTATTTCAGGCTTCTGCTTTCATTACCTTCCCTGTACTGGGTGCTTGGATGCTGCTTTTAACATAGTTCAGCTAGGTgaagaaattttcttttagggggtagtgTCTTACCCTGAAATAGTAGGTGACATCCAAGCTGTTGTACTTTGTTTTCTCTGATCTCTTTTACAGATTGGTTTTTGATATTAAAAGGTGAAAGAAGAGTTAGACACATGTACAGCGTACAGCGCCTGGTCATTTTGTTGCCAATGAGTCAATTTTACATGGAAGTATTCCAGGGTCCAGATCAATACAGTATGATATTCATTGACCCAAATGTTGATTTTTGAGGCTTATGATATTTGCATATATTTGTAGCGTAATCAAAATTGGAGTCGATCATTGAATTGATTGTGTACAAATATACGTAGACATTAACACATTGGGAGCGTTTCACGTCCATgataattttaatcatttttctttaaaaaaaatgtggggatttgaattttaattttttttcttaaaaagctGGTTCCGGTAACGCCGTTGATGAAACTAAAGAAGAGCCGTGGCATCCATGAGTGAAGAATAACTATTAAACAAAAACAAATGAGGAAAGTGGTGAGGAGGAATCGCAGATTTTtgttaaaagaaaaaggaaaacgtGAATTCATTGATGATTCATCATCTCTCTGTAGT is part of the Gossypium arboreum isolate Shixiya-1 chromosome 5, ASM2569848v2, whole genome shotgun sequence genome and harbors:
- the LOC108453302 gene encoding uncharacterized protein LOC108453302 isoform X1, coding for MAVNMILLPSIFSFFFFVFFFFFLSLASQDEQSNNHNLLILELRDAKLKISRLESVLEERIQDLNAKTLSLKEHPKSLEDMANKSTYLQSALSDLKDHSFLADEKLNALEEEVHSLWAVSRKNNFDLYVLELKAQDAEDRPEAVT
- the LOC108453302 gene encoding uncharacterized protein LOC108453302 isoform X2; amino-acid sequence: MAEVVTEQWVQIQHLEQLLQIAKMRALQAQKQRNMRCTFLKFIDGISGRHLPKLFKALDAYSLGKGPIIRYYVSQALQQLKRFYSAIRRFHPELQAFIKEEMQRNELTAAFVNDELVFFLASAFITFPVLGAWMLLLT